A window from Onychostoma macrolepis isolate SWU-2019 chromosome 07, ASM1243209v1, whole genome shotgun sequence encodes these proteins:
- the fes gene encoding tyrosine-protein kinase Fes/Fps isoform X1, translating to MGFAEDLWCPQGHAALMKLQDSELRLMEVMKKWMAQRAKSDREFSVQLHQMSAIVEKLEGSQPGGGLDYISQFNKSWNVLVSQTESLSRIMRKHSEDLMVGPLSKLTLLIRDKQQLRKTYGEQWNLLTQELCRVTQTELDRLKSSYRQLVRDATQAKRKYQEASKDREREKAKERYIKATLKLHEHHNEYVLSVKAAQVHHQLHYGQSHPALLGTLQTLQEEMVLILKEILQEYFDLSSVLHDEVVSVHTEMANALKAIQPQKEYENFIQQNRSRGEVPACVEFDSSLLEDAEDLKPEDLQLNELTVEGIQHRLTAVEEDLLGLASTLGSQQATINQLELDLQNEEGSANTGQRVYQFSKRNALEDSRQQVVLSMVARARLEAQRRLLADKLETLGSKEAPPIGLDDDRISVTSSNSERDKEHKLLNMDVIVSHLSSLFKPKYTSSVFYTSHQVPPALASVPEAEKPLTQQSWYHGAIPRLEVQELLKNDGDFLVRESQGKQEYVLSVHWGGQCRHFLIQSADGVYRLDGEGFTSVPLLIKHLTSSHQSVTKRTDIVLKRPIVKDKWVLEHDDVILGQSIGRGNFGEVFSGRLRSDNTAVAVKACRENLPAEHKNKFLMEARILKQYDHPNIVKLIGVCTQKQPIYIIMELVQGGDFLTFLRTEGHNLRTKMLIKMAENVASGMAYLENKKCIHRDLAARNCLVGEESVVKISDFGMSRQEQDGVYSATGGMKQIPVKWTAPEALNYGRYTTESDVWSFGVLLWETFSRGVTPYTIPHNMNNQQTRDEVEKGYRMPAPNSCPDELYALMCECWQYDPRNRPSFRKLKADLYVLCQ from the exons ATGGGCTTCGCGGAGGACCTGTGGTGCCCTCAGGGTCACGCCGCCCTAATGAAACTACAAGACTCCGAGCTACGTTTGATGGAGGTTATGAAGAAATGGATGGCGCAGAGGGCCAAGAGCGATCGCGAGTTCTCCGTGCAGCTGCATCAGATGTCAGCCATTGTTGAGAAGCTGGAAGGTTCTCAGCCTGGAGGAGGTCTCGACTACATCAGCCAGTTCAATAAG TCGTGGAACGTGCTGGTCAGTCAGACGGAGAGCCTCAGTCGTATCATGCGCAAGCACTCTGAGGATCTGATGGTGGGACCCCTCAGCAAACTCACCCTCCTCATCCGGGACAAGCAGCAGCTGAGGAAGACTTACGGGGAACAGTGGAACCTTCTCACCCAGGAGCTGTGCAGG GTCACCCAAACCGAGCTGGACCGGCTCAAGTCCAGTTACAGACAGCTAGTACGGGACGCGACACAGGCCAAAAGAAAATACCAGGAAGCAAGCAAAG ACAGAGAGCGTGAGAAAGCAAAGGAGCGCTACATTAAAGCCACTCTGAAACTGCATGAGCACCACAATGAATATGTGCTGTCGGTGAAGGCCGCGCAGGTGCATCATCAACTCCACTACGGCCAAAGCCACCCGGCCCTACTAGGAACCCTGCAGACGCTGCAGGAGGAAATGGTGCTTATTCT GAAGGAGATTCTGCAGGAGTATTTCGATCTGTCTAGCGTGCTTCATGATGAGGTGGTTAGTGTTCACACTGAAATGGCCAATGCCCTCAAAGCCATCCAGCCACAGAAAGAGTATGAGAACTTCATCCAGCAGAACAG GTCGAGAGGAGAGGTTCCTGCATGTGTGGAGTTTGACAGCAGTTTGTTGGAGGACGCTGAAGATCTGAAGCCTGAAGATCTGCAGCTCAATGAGCTCACAGTAGAGGGGATCCAGCATCG GCTCACCGCTGTGGAGGAGGATCTCCTGGGTCTCGCTAGTACTCTTGGTTCTCAGCAGGCCACCATCAACCAGCTGGAGCTGGATCTGCAGAATGAGGAGGGCTCTGCAAACACAGGCCAGAG GGTGTATCAGTTCAGTAAGCGTAATGCTCTGGAGGACAGCAGACAGCAGGTAGTTCTGTCCATGGTGGCTCGAGCTCGTCTGGAGGCGCAGCGGAGGCTTCTGGCTGATAAACTTGAGACTCTGGGCAGTAAGGAGGCTCCACCTATAGGCCTGGATGATGATCGGATATCTGTCACATCCAGCAACTCT GAGCGTGATAAAGAGCATAAGCTCCTCAACATGGATGTAATCGTGAGCCATCTCAGCAGCTTGTTCAAGCCCAAGTATACG AGTAGTGTGTTTTATACATCTCACCAGGTTCCCCCCGCCCTGGCATCGGTGCCCGAGGCAGAGAAGCCCTTGACTCAGCAGAGCTGGTATCACGGTGCCATCCCCCGTCTGGAGGTGCAGGAACTGCTGAAGAATGATGGCGACTTCTTGGTTCGAGAAAGCCAGGGCAAACAAGAATATGTGCTGTCTGTGCACTGGGGCGGCCAGTGCCGGCACTTCCTCATTCAGAGTGCAGAC ggtGTGTATCGTCTGGACGGTGAAGGCTTCACCTCTGTACCACTGCTAATAAAGCACCTCACCAGCTCCCATCAATCCGTCACGAAGAGGACAGACATTGTGCTGAAGAGACCCATCGTTAAG gataAGTGGGTGTTGGAACATGACGATGTCATTCTTGGACAGAGCATTGGTCGG GGCAACTTTGGTGAGGTGTTCAGTGGGCGCTTGCGTTCAGACAATACCGCAGTCGCTGTGAAAGCCTGCAGAGAGAATCTGCCCGCAGAACACAAGAACAAGTTCCTAATGGAGGCCAG GATCCTAAAGCAGTATGACCATCCAAACATAGTGAAGCTAATCGGTGTCTGCACACAAAAACAGCCAATATATATCATCATGGAGCTGGTGCAAG GAGGGGACTTCCTTACCTTTCTGCGCACAGAAGGCCACAACCTGAGGACCAAGATGTTGATCAAGATGGCAGAGAACGTGGCGTCTGGCATGGCATACCTTGAAAACAAGAAGTGCATTCATCG AGATCTGGCTGCGCGTAACTGTCTCGTGGGTGAGGAGAGCGTGGTGAAGATCAGTGATTTCGGTATGTCTCGTCAGGAGCAGGATGGGGTTTATTCTGCTACAGGAGGTATGAAGCAGATCCCAGTCAAATGGACGGCACCAGAGGCCCTTAATTATG GGCGATACACCACAGAGAGTGATGTGTGGAGTTTCGGTGTGCTGCTGTGGGAGACCTTCTCCAGAGGAGTCACACCATATACCATACCGCATAACATGAATAACCAACAGACCAGAGACGAGGTGGAGAAAG GATATCGTATGCCGGCCCCAAATAGCTGTCCGGATGAGCTCTATGCCCTCATGTGTGAGTGCTGGCAGTACGATCCGAGAAATCGACCCTCATTTCGCAAACTAAAGGCAGATCTGTATGTTTTATGtcagtaa
- the fes gene encoding tyrosine-protein kinase Fes/Fps isoform X2, with amino-acid sequence MGFAEDLWCPQGHAALMKLQDSELRLMEVMKKWMAQRAKSDREFSVQLHQMSAIVEKLEGSQPGGGLDYISQFNKSWNVLVSQTESLSRIMRKHSEDLMVGPLSKLTLLIRDKQQLRKTYGEQWNLLTQELCRVTQTELDRLKSSYRQLVRDATQAKRKYQEASKDREREKAKERYIKATLKLHEHHNEYVLSVKAAQVHHQLHYGQSHPALLGTLQTLQEEMVLILKEILQEYFDLSSVLHDEVVSVHTEMANALKAIQPQKEYENFIQQNRSRGEVPACVEFDSSLLEDAEDLKPEDLQLNELTVEGIQHRLTAVEEDLLGLASTLGSQQATINQLELDLQNEEGSANTGQRVYQFSKRNALEDSRQQVVLSMVARARLEAQRRLLADKLETLGSKEAPPIGLDDDRISVTSSNSERDKEHKLLNMDVIVSHLSSLFKPKYTVPPALASVPEAEKPLTQQSWYHGAIPRLEVQELLKNDGDFLVRESQGKQEYVLSVHWGGQCRHFLIQSADGVYRLDGEGFTSVPLLIKHLTSSHQSVTKRTDIVLKRPIVKDKWVLEHDDVILGQSIGRGNFGEVFSGRLRSDNTAVAVKACRENLPAEHKNKFLMEARILKQYDHPNIVKLIGVCTQKQPIYIIMELVQGGDFLTFLRTEGHNLRTKMLIKMAENVASGMAYLENKKCIHRDLAARNCLVGEESVVKISDFGMSRQEQDGVYSATGGMKQIPVKWTAPEALNYGRYTTESDVWSFGVLLWETFSRGVTPYTIPHNMNNQQTRDEVEKGYRMPAPNSCPDELYALMCECWQYDPRNRPSFRKLKADLYVLCQ; translated from the exons ATGGGCTTCGCGGAGGACCTGTGGTGCCCTCAGGGTCACGCCGCCCTAATGAAACTACAAGACTCCGAGCTACGTTTGATGGAGGTTATGAAGAAATGGATGGCGCAGAGGGCCAAGAGCGATCGCGAGTTCTCCGTGCAGCTGCATCAGATGTCAGCCATTGTTGAGAAGCTGGAAGGTTCTCAGCCTGGAGGAGGTCTCGACTACATCAGCCAGTTCAATAAG TCGTGGAACGTGCTGGTCAGTCAGACGGAGAGCCTCAGTCGTATCATGCGCAAGCACTCTGAGGATCTGATGGTGGGACCCCTCAGCAAACTCACCCTCCTCATCCGGGACAAGCAGCAGCTGAGGAAGACTTACGGGGAACAGTGGAACCTTCTCACCCAGGAGCTGTGCAGG GTCACCCAAACCGAGCTGGACCGGCTCAAGTCCAGTTACAGACAGCTAGTACGGGACGCGACACAGGCCAAAAGAAAATACCAGGAAGCAAGCAAAG ACAGAGAGCGTGAGAAAGCAAAGGAGCGCTACATTAAAGCCACTCTGAAACTGCATGAGCACCACAATGAATATGTGCTGTCGGTGAAGGCCGCGCAGGTGCATCATCAACTCCACTACGGCCAAAGCCACCCGGCCCTACTAGGAACCCTGCAGACGCTGCAGGAGGAAATGGTGCTTATTCT GAAGGAGATTCTGCAGGAGTATTTCGATCTGTCTAGCGTGCTTCATGATGAGGTGGTTAGTGTTCACACTGAAATGGCCAATGCCCTCAAAGCCATCCAGCCACAGAAAGAGTATGAGAACTTCATCCAGCAGAACAG GTCGAGAGGAGAGGTTCCTGCATGTGTGGAGTTTGACAGCAGTTTGTTGGAGGACGCTGAAGATCTGAAGCCTGAAGATCTGCAGCTCAATGAGCTCACAGTAGAGGGGATCCAGCATCG GCTCACCGCTGTGGAGGAGGATCTCCTGGGTCTCGCTAGTACTCTTGGTTCTCAGCAGGCCACCATCAACCAGCTGGAGCTGGATCTGCAGAATGAGGAGGGCTCTGCAAACACAGGCCAGAG GGTGTATCAGTTCAGTAAGCGTAATGCTCTGGAGGACAGCAGACAGCAGGTAGTTCTGTCCATGGTGGCTCGAGCTCGTCTGGAGGCGCAGCGGAGGCTTCTGGCTGATAAACTTGAGACTCTGGGCAGTAAGGAGGCTCCACCTATAGGCCTGGATGATGATCGGATATCTGTCACATCCAGCAACTCT GAGCGTGATAAAGAGCATAAGCTCCTCAACATGGATGTAATCGTGAGCCATCTCAGCAGCTTGTTCAAGCCCAAGTATACG GTTCCCCCCGCCCTGGCATCGGTGCCCGAGGCAGAGAAGCCCTTGACTCAGCAGAGCTGGTATCACGGTGCCATCCCCCGTCTGGAGGTGCAGGAACTGCTGAAGAATGATGGCGACTTCTTGGTTCGAGAAAGCCAGGGCAAACAAGAATATGTGCTGTCTGTGCACTGGGGCGGCCAGTGCCGGCACTTCCTCATTCAGAGTGCAGAC ggtGTGTATCGTCTGGACGGTGAAGGCTTCACCTCTGTACCACTGCTAATAAAGCACCTCACCAGCTCCCATCAATCCGTCACGAAGAGGACAGACATTGTGCTGAAGAGACCCATCGTTAAG gataAGTGGGTGTTGGAACATGACGATGTCATTCTTGGACAGAGCATTGGTCGG GGCAACTTTGGTGAGGTGTTCAGTGGGCGCTTGCGTTCAGACAATACCGCAGTCGCTGTGAAAGCCTGCAGAGAGAATCTGCCCGCAGAACACAAGAACAAGTTCCTAATGGAGGCCAG GATCCTAAAGCAGTATGACCATCCAAACATAGTGAAGCTAATCGGTGTCTGCACACAAAAACAGCCAATATATATCATCATGGAGCTGGTGCAAG GAGGGGACTTCCTTACCTTTCTGCGCACAGAAGGCCACAACCTGAGGACCAAGATGTTGATCAAGATGGCAGAGAACGTGGCGTCTGGCATGGCATACCTTGAAAACAAGAAGTGCATTCATCG AGATCTGGCTGCGCGTAACTGTCTCGTGGGTGAGGAGAGCGTGGTGAAGATCAGTGATTTCGGTATGTCTCGTCAGGAGCAGGATGGGGTTTATTCTGCTACAGGAGGTATGAAGCAGATCCCAGTCAAATGGACGGCACCAGAGGCCCTTAATTATG GGCGATACACCACAGAGAGTGATGTGTGGAGTTTCGGTGTGCTGCTGTGGGAGACCTTCTCCAGAGGAGTCACACCATATACCATACCGCATAACATGAATAACCAACAGACCAGAGACGAGGTGGAGAAAG GATATCGTATGCCGGCCCCAAATAGCTGTCCGGATGAGCTCTATGCCCTCATGTGTGAGTGCTGGCAGTACGATCCGAGAAATCGACCCTCATTTCGCAAACTAAAGGCAGATCTGTATGTTTTATGtcagtaa